A part of Rhinoderma darwinii isolate aRhiDar2 chromosome 1, aRhiDar2.hap1, whole genome shotgun sequence genomic DNA contains:
- the PRMT5 gene encoding protein arginine N-methyltransferase 5, which translates to MASTGSGGGRVSSGRDLNCVPEVADTLGAVAKQGFDFLCMPIFHPRFKREFHREPAKSRSGPQTRSDLLLSGRDWNTLIVGKLSEWIKADSDIPSTRKTSEAALLQELNFSAYLGLPAFLIPITQEENGNLARLLLNHIHTGHHSTMFWMRVPLMASDDLREDLIENEPAQNSDGEDDIGEERTWIWWHNFRTLCDYNKKIALAIEVAADMPGRNVIDRWLGEPIKAAILPTSIFLTNKKGFPVLSKVHQHLIFRLFKLEVQFVISGSHHHSEKDFSSYLQYLEYLSQNRPSPNAYEMFAKGYEDYLQSPLQPLMDNLESQTYEVFEKDPVKYSQYQQAVYKCLLDRVPEEEKDTNTQILMVLGAGRGPLVNASIRAAKQAERMIKVYAVEKNPNAVITLEGWRYEEWGSQVTVVSSDMREWNPPEKADIIVSELLGSFGDNELSPECLDGAQHFLKEGGVSIPGEYTSYLAPISSSKLYNEVRACREKDRDPEAQFEMPYVVRLHNFHQLSDPLPCFVFQHPNKDPVIDNNRYCCLKYDIKLNTVLHGFSGYFQTVLYKDVTLSICPQTHSPGMFSWFPILFPIKQPIPLREGDTVCVRFWRCNNGKKVWYEWAVTSPICSAIHNPTGRSYTIGL; encoded by the exons CTTTGACTTCCTGTGTATGCCAATATTCCACCCCCGCTTCAAGAGAGAATTCCACCGGGAGCCCGCTAAGTCTCGATCTGGACCACAGACTCGCTCAGATCTACTTCTTTCTGGAAGAG aCTGGAACACGCTTATTGTGGGGAAGCTCTCCGAATGGATAAAAGCAGATTCAGATATACCATCAACCCGCAAGACTTCAGAAGCG GCTTTGCTGCAGGAGTTAAATTTCTCTGCTTATCTCGGCCTTCCTGCTTTTCTGATTCCAATTACACAAGAGGAAAATGGAAACTTGGCTCGGCTTCTTCTAAATCACATTCACACTGGCCACCATTCCACAATG TTCTGGATGAGAGTACCACTAATGGCTTCCGATGATCTGCGAGAAGACCTCATAGAAAATGAACCAGCACAGAATAGTGATGGAGAAGATGATATCGGAGAAGAAAGGACTTGGATTTG GTGGCATAATTTCAGGACACTCTGTGATTACAACAAGAAAATAGCTTTGG CTATTGAAGTGGCTGCTGATATGCCAGGTAGAAATGTGATAGACCGCTGGCTGGGTGAACCCATCAAGGCAGCTATACTTCCAACTAGCATTTTCCTCACCAACAAGAAAGGATTCCCTGTCCTATCCAAAGTGCACCAGCATCTCATCTTTCGTTTGTTTAAG CTGGAGGTGCAGTTTGTGATTTCTGGGTCGCATCATCACTCTGAGAAAGATTTCTCTTCATACTTACAATATCTAGAGTATTTAAGTCAGAATCGCCCTTCTCCAAATGCTTATGAGATGTTTGCAAAAGGATATGAGGATTATTTACAATCACCACTTCAG CCCTTGATGGATAACTTAGAATCTCAAACCTATGAAGTTTTTGAGAAGGATCCAGTTAAATATTCACAATACCAACAG GCGGTATATAAATGCTTGCTGGACAGAGTTCCGGAGGAAGAAAAAGACACGAACACACA GATTTTGATGGTTCTTGGAGCAGGTCGAGGTCCTCTGGTGAATGCATCAATTCGAGCTGCAAAGCAAGCAGAGCGTATGATTAAAGTATATGCCGTGGAGAAAAATCCTAATGCTGTGATAAC GTTGGAAGGGTGGCGCTATGAAGAATGGGGTAGTCAGGTGACCGTGGTGTCCAGTGATATGAGAGAATGGAATCCTCCCGAGAAAGCCGATATTATTGTTAGTGAGCTCTTGGGATCTTTTGGAGACAATGAGCTGTCCCCTGAATGTCTGGATGGCGCCCAGCACTTTCTTAAAG AGGGTGGTGTTAGTATTCCTGGAGAGTACACCTCTTATTTAGCCCCAATCTCTTCCTCCAAACTTTACAATGAGGTGAGAGCATGCAGAGAAAAGGACAGAGATCCAGAG GCCCAGTTTGAGATGCCGTATGTTGTGAGACTCCACAACTTCCACCAACTCTCAGATCCGTTACCGTGTTTCGTTTTTCAACATCCAAATAAGG ATCCCGTGATTGACAACAATCGTTACTGCTGCCTGAAATACGACATAAAGCTTAATACTGTACTGCATGGATTTTCCGGATACTTCCAGACGGTGCTCTATAAGGATGTCACTCTAA gtATTTGCCCTCAGACGCATTCTCCAGGAATGTTTTCTTGGTTTCCTATTCTCTTTCCAATCAAG CAACCCATTCCTTTGCGGGAGGGGGATACAGTATGTGTACGGTTCTGGCGTTGTAACAATGGCAAGAAAGTATGGTACGAGTGGGCTGTGACATCTCCGATCTGCTCTGCAATTCACAATCCCACTGGTCGCTCCTACACTATTGGACTGTGA